The DNA region TACGGGGTGACACACGAGCCGGACCGCTGGCACGTCGAGGGGCGCCCCGGCGGCCCCGCGGTCGCCGAGGCCGAGGTCCACTGCCGCGACGGGGCCACCACCGCGCGCTTCCTGCCCACGCTCGCCGCCGCCGCGCCCTCGGGGACGTACCGCTTCGACGCCTCGGCCCAGATGCGCCGCCGCCCGCTCGCCCCGCTCACCGAGGCACTGCGCACCCTCGGTGTGGACCTGCGCCACGAAGGGGCCGAGGGCCACCACCCGCTCACCGTCCGGGCCTCGGGCGTCAAGGGCGGCGAACTCACCCTGGACGCCGGCGAGTCCTCCCAGTACCTCACCGCGCTGCTCATGCTCGGCCCGCTCACCGCCGAAGGGCTGCGGATCCACGTCACGGAACTGGTGTCCGCGCCGTACGTCGAGATCACCCTGTCGATGATGCGGAGCTTCGGCGCCCACGTCGTCCGGGAGGGGAACACCTTCACGGTCGGGCCCGGCGGCTACCGCGCCACCACCTGTGCCGTGGAGCCGGACGCGTCCACGGCGAGCTACTTCTTCGCCGCCGCGGCCCTCACCGGCCGCGAGGTCACCGTCCCCGGACTCGGTACCGGGGCGCTCCAGGGCGATCTGCGCTTCACCGGTGTGCTGCGCCGGATGGGCGCCGACGTGACGACCACGGAGCGTGGGACGACGGTCCGCTCCACCGGGGCGCTCTCGGGCCTCACCGTCAACATGCGGGACATCTCCGACACCATGCCGACCCTGGCGGCGATCGCGCCGTTCGCCTCCTCACCGGTACGGATCGAGGACGTGGCCAACACCCGGGTCAAGGAGTGCGACCGGCTGGAGGCCTGCGCGCGCAACCTGCGTGCCATGGGGATCACCGTGCACACCGGCCCGGACTGGATCGAGATCCACCCCGGCACCCCCCGGCCCACCGAGATCGCCACCCACGGCGACCACCGCATCGTGATGTCGTTCGCCGTCGCGGCGCTTCGCGTGCCCGGTGTCACCTACGACGACCCCGGCTGCGTCCGCAAGACGTTCCCCGAATTCCACGAGGCCTTCGCCGAGTTCGCGGCCGGAGGCGCCGGCTGACCGGAGGAATTCCCGCGCGTCGCACCGCGCCGGTGCTTATCATGCGCGCATGATGACCCTGAGCGATGTCCTGTCCGTGCTCGGACTCCTCGAGCGGGCCGGCACCGATGTGGTGATCGCCGGAGGGTGGGGCGTCGACGCGCTGCTCGGCGAACAGACGCGCGAACACCGCGATCTCGACCTGCTGCACGTACGGGAGCAGGAAGGCGCCGTCGTCGCGGCGCTGGAGGCGGCCGGATACGCCGAGACGCTCGACCGGCGACCCGCCCGCTTCGTCCTCAGCCACCCGGACGGGCCCGAGATCGATCTGCATCCGCTGGAGTTCGCCCCCGACGGCTCCGCGGTGCAGTCCTCGCTCGACCCGGAGCGGCCCTTCCACTACCCGGCGGCCTGCTTCGTCACCGGCACCCTCGGGACGGCCACGGTGCGCTGCCTCTCCGCCGGACAGCAGGCGCTGTTCCACCAGGGGTACGAACCGGCCGGGCGCGATCTGGCCGACATGGCGCGTCTGAGGGAGAAGTTCGGCGTCGAGACACACTTCTGACCCGGTGATCCGCCCCGTCGAGCCCCGGCCGCCCGGCGGGAGGAATTCCGTGCGGCGGGCGTGGGACCACGCGCCGACGGGGACGCCCTGTCCGCGCGCACAGCGGAAGCGGCGACAATGGTCGCCATGACCGACAGCCCCGCACCCCTCGCCGACCCCCATCTCGTCTTCGACGCGGTACACGGCCGCAGGGATCTGGTGATCCTCGGCTCCACCGGGTCCATCGGCACCCAGGCCATCGACCTGGTGCTGCGCAATCCGGACCGCTTCCGCGTCACCGCGCTCTCCGCCGCGGGCGGCCGGGT from Streptomyces sp. NBC_01754 includes:
- the aroA gene encoding 3-phosphoshikimate 1-carboxyvinyltransferase, whose product is MTVIHIPGSKSVTARALFLAAAAHGTTTLLRPLRSDDTEGFAEGLTRLGYGVTHEPDRWHVEGRPGGPAVAEAEVHCRDGATTARFLPTLAAAAPSGTYRFDASAQMRRRPLAPLTEALRTLGVDLRHEGAEGHHPLTVRASGVKGGELTLDAGESSQYLTALLMLGPLTAEGLRIHVTELVSAPYVEITLSMMRSFGAHVVREGNTFTVGPGGYRATTCAVEPDASTASYFFAAAALTGREVTVPGLGTGALQGDLRFTGVLRRMGADVTTTERGTTVRSTGALSGLTVNMRDISDTMPTLAAIAPFASSPVRIEDVANTRVKECDRLEACARNLRAMGITVHTGPDWIEIHPGTPRPTEIATHGDHRIVMSFAVAALRVPGVTYDDPGCVRKTFPEFHEAFAEFAAGGAG
- a CDS encoding nucleotidyltransferase domain-containing protein codes for the protein MMTLSDVLSVLGLLERAGTDVVIAGGWGVDALLGEQTREHRDLDLLHVREQEGAVVAALEAAGYAETLDRRPARFVLSHPDGPEIDLHPLEFAPDGSAVQSSLDPERPFHYPAACFVTGTLGTATVRCLSAGQQALFHQGYEPAGRDLADMARLREKFGVETHF